One Engystomops pustulosus chromosome 7, aEngPut4.maternal, whole genome shotgun sequence DNA window includes the following coding sequences:
- the EMC7 gene encoding endoplasmic reticulum membrane protein complex subunit 7 gives MSAPVILSLLSRWSLLFLTLLVQCRADMEVFTSGTERFKVEGRAVVPGVRPQDWVSGARVLVDGEEHVGFLRTDGSFIVHDVPSGSYVVEVVSPAHRFEPVRVDITSKGKMRARYVNHIKTSEVVRLPYPLQMKSSGPPSYFIKRETWGWTDFLMNPMVMMMVLPLLIFVLLPKVVNTSDPEMRREMEQSMNMLNSNPELPDVSEFMTRLFTSKSSSKSSSSSKTGKIGVGKRR, from the exons ATGTCGGCTCCGGTGATTTTGTCTCTTCTCTCCAGATGGAGCCTCTTGTTCCTAACCCTGCTGGTCCAGTGCCGGGCGGACATGGAGGTCTTTACCTCAGGAACAGAGAGGTTTAAGGTGGAGGGCCGGGCTGTGGTGCCGGGGGTGCGTCCCCAGGACTGGGTGAGCGGGGCCCGGGTGCTGGTGGACGGGGAGGAGCACGTCGGCTTCCTGAG GACTGACGGCAGCTTTATCGTCCATGATGTCCCCTCCGGATCCTACGTGGTGGAGGTCGTGTCCCCTGCTCACCGCTTCGAGCCTGTCCGCGTGGACATCACCTCCAAGGGGAAGATGAG GGCAAGATACGTGAATCACATCAAAACCTCAGAAGTCGTCCGCCTGCCGTACCCCCTGCAGATGAAATCCTCCGGGCCCCCTTCATACTTCATCAAGAGAGAGACCTGGGGCTGGACTGACTTTCTCATGAACCCCATG gtgatgatgatggtcCTTCCTCTGCTGATCTTCGTTCTGCTTCCCAAAGTTGTGAACACGAGCGACCCTGAGATGCGGAGG GAAATGGAGCAGTCCATGAACATGTTGAACTCCAACCCTGAGCTGCCGGACGTCTCTGAGTTCATGACCCGACTCTTTACATCAAAATCCTCCAGCAaatccagtagcagcagtaaaaCGGGGAAGATTGGAGTCGGGAAGCGGAGGTAG